The DNA region GCGATCCGGACCACGCCAAAGGGGGGACCGATGGCCGAGCCGCTGTTCGACACCACTGACGTCGATCGCTGGGTGGGAGTGCCGCTGGGCGGCGGCTTCCTGAAGGACCCGGTGCACCCGAACGACATCCGGCGCTGGGCCCAGGGGATGCAGAACCCGAACCCCCTGCACTACGACGACGCCTTCGCCGGCGAGAGCCGCTTCGGCCGTCTCGTGGCGCCCCAGTCGTTCTCGGTCGCCACCGACGTCGGGCACGGCGCCACGCCGTCGATCCAGGGCACGGTCCCCGGCTCCCACATGATCTTCGGCGGCGACGAGTGGTGGTTCTTCGGCCCCCGCATCGAGCCGGGCGACCGCATCAAGCAGGAGCGGATGCTCTTCGACTACAAGGTCA from Acidimicrobiales bacterium includes:
- a CDS encoding MaoC family dehydratase N-terminal domain-containing protein, translated to MAEPLFDTTDVDRWVGVPLGGGFLKDPVHPNDIRRWAQGMQNPNPLHYDDAFAGESRFGRLVAPQSFSVATDVGHGATPSIQGTVPGSHMIFGGDEWWFFGPRIEPGDRIKQERMLFDYKVTETKFAGPTMFSRGDTTYINDRGEMIAKQRSTSIRYLAEEARKRAQFSEQEDPVWSDEALDDL